In the genome of Xanthomonas translucens pv. cerealis, one region contains:
- a CDS encoding DUF3175 domain-containing protein: protein MADSSSNVSNTHWVQPVNESSDAQELTPSVFERDDPVSIARSLKHSADKSARRRTGPYRSAMSMLTFYINRAGKQLPAQRREVLEQAKDELRILYGKPRKGGTAG, encoded by the coding sequence GTGGCAGACAGCAGCTCGAACGTTTCTAACACCCACTGGGTCCAGCCGGTAAACGAAAGCAGCGATGCGCAAGAACTCACGCCCAGCGTGTTCGAACGCGACGACCCGGTGTCCATCGCCCGTTCGCTCAAGCACTCCGCCGACAAGAGCGCACGGCGCCGCACCGGCCCGTATCGTTCGGCGATGTCGATGCTGACGTTCTACATCAATCGCGCCGGCAAGCAGTTGCCGGCGCAGCGGCGCGAAGTGCTGGAGCAGGCCAAGGACGAGCTGCGCATCCTGTACGGCAAACCGCGCAAGGGCGGCACGGCCGGTTGA
- a CDS encoding chemotaxis protein CheW, whose product MQNATFGASAQEPDHGPLQFLTFQLGQELFGLSIVGIKEIIEYRAPTPVPSMPACVRGVINLRGAVVPIVDLQRRLGRASNEVTRRSCVVIVTLEREGADQAFGLLVDAVSEVLDISPQQIEAAPSFGCGIGDELMQGVGKLDGRLVILLERTRVLAIDGDVHAHAPAAALAA is encoded by the coding sequence ATGCAGAACGCGACGTTTGGTGCTTCGGCGCAAGAGCCCGATCATGGCCCATTGCAGTTCCTGACCTTCCAGCTGGGCCAGGAGTTGTTCGGCCTGAGCATCGTGGGCATCAAGGAAATCATCGAGTACCGTGCGCCCACGCCGGTCCCGTCCATGCCTGCGTGCGTGCGCGGGGTGATCAACCTGCGTGGCGCGGTGGTGCCGATCGTGGATCTGCAACGGCGGCTCGGCCGCGCGTCCAACGAGGTCACCCGGCGCAGTTGCGTGGTGATCGTGACGCTGGAACGCGAAGGCGCCGATCAGGCGTTCGGGTTGCTGGTCGACGCGGTCAGCGAGGTGCTGGATATTTCGCCGCAGCAGATCGAGGCGGCACCGTCGTTCGGTTGCGGCATCGGCGACGAACTGATGCAGGGCGTGGGAAAGTTGGACGGTCGGCTGGTGATCCTTCTGGAGCGCACGCGTGTGCTGGCGATCGACGGCGACGTCCATGCCCACGCGCCTGCGGCCGCGTTGGCCGCCTGA
- the mutY gene encoding A/G-specific adenine glycosylase produces MRQLPDTFAPRLLAWFDRHGRHDLPWQHPRSPYRVWLSEIMLQQTQVSVVIPYFLRFLQHFPTLHDLAAADTDAVMAQWAGLGYYARARNLHAAAKRCVELHGGELPRDIDALHALPGIGRSTAGAILSQAWNDRFPILDGNVKRVLTRYHGIAGYPGLPAVEKPLWAIAEAHVAAVADGRMADYTQAQMDFGATLCTRANPACVLCPLQHDCVARRDGLVEALPTPKPGKTLPEREALALLLENAAGELLLQRRPPSGIWASLWTLPQAESESELRAWFERQTRGRDFDAAEPMPPIVHTFSHYRLHLQPLRLRKVALRDAVRDNDDLRWVARADLSALGLPAPIRKLLDGL; encoded by the coding sequence ATGCGCCAGCTCCCAGACACCTTCGCCCCCCGCCTGCTCGCCTGGTTCGACCGCCACGGCCGCCACGACCTGCCCTGGCAGCATCCGCGCAGCCCGTATCGCGTGTGGCTGTCGGAAATCATGCTGCAGCAGACCCAGGTGTCGGTGGTGATCCCGTACTTCCTGCGCTTCCTGCAGCACTTTCCGACCTTGCACGACCTGGCCGCGGCCGACACCGACGCGGTGATGGCGCAATGGGCTGGGCTGGGCTACTACGCCCGCGCGCGCAATCTGCATGCCGCGGCCAAGCGCTGCGTGGAGCTGCACGGCGGCGAGCTGCCGCGCGATATCGATGCGCTGCACGCGCTGCCCGGGATCGGCCGCAGCACTGCCGGCGCGATCCTCAGCCAGGCCTGGAACGACCGCTTCCCAATCCTGGACGGCAACGTCAAGCGCGTGCTGACCCGCTACCACGGCATCGCCGGCTATCCCGGCCTGCCAGCAGTGGAGAAGCCGCTGTGGGCGATCGCCGAAGCGCACGTGGCCGCGGTCGCCGACGGGCGCATGGCCGACTACACCCAGGCGCAGATGGATTTCGGCGCCACCCTGTGCACCCGCGCCAACCCGGCCTGCGTGCTGTGCCCGCTGCAGCACGACTGCGTAGCGCGCCGCGACGGCCTGGTCGAAGCATTGCCCACCCCGAAACCGGGCAAGACCCTGCCCGAACGCGAAGCATTGGCGCTGCTGCTGGAGAACGCCGCCGGCGAGCTGCTGCTGCAACGGCGCCCGCCGAGCGGCATCTGGGCCTCGCTGTGGACGCTGCCGCAGGCCGAGAGCGAGAGCGAATTGCGCGCCTGGTTCGAACGCCAGACACGCGGCCGCGACTTCGACGCGGCCGAGCCGATGCCGCCGATCGTGCATACCTTCAGCCACTATCGCCTGCACCTGCAGCCGCTGCGCCTGCGCAAGGTCGCCCTGCGTGACGCGGTACGCGACAATGACGACCTGCGCTGGGTGGCGCGTGCCGACCTGTCCGCACTCGGCCTGCCCGCCCCGATCCGCAAACTGCTCGACGGCCTCTGA
- a CDS encoding formylglycine-generating enzyme family protein gives MRTSGTVIAWTLLVALLCGCSGPAPAPPAQPARPVLAKPAQAAATAASKSVQAPSVTIGGEDAAETVARWQPPLPALERAQLARARRDAARALAEDRLFEDPQSAIPLYLAIRALAPQDPVARDGLRKARRRLLQLGDDLLRASEQQEQAPGRADRIAMVALSLDADDPAVRRLQQRVETAQRVLAYNRAGEDDLRAGRLGEDGNGALANFREALQLDADDARARQGVAAVESALIRRAEAAARLSDFAAAGSWLARAARIRDAAATVRDARVRVEGVRTARIAVLRDAGLRDLATPAGLKAAREKLGDVLRIADPGDPVAAMLRERIDLATYYGSFRPGQVFTDAMSSGERGPQMIVVPHGGFRMGASDSEPGAMPAEQPLHYVRFDRGFAMSITEVTVAEFRRFVEVSGARPRATRRGHSIVYDERSGNFVRRSGTDWQSGYNGARAAPNSPVMHVSVRDAEAYAAWLSQQTGRHYRLPSEAEFEYALRAGGRGRYPWGNAGTPPPGAGNFTGGGDVSPGGRHWNNSFVGYADGFWGPAPVASFKANAWGLHDMGGNLSEWVADCWHSSYRRAPADGASWYNPGCRSRVVRGGNWANAPEQTRSAWRLMQDSDTTSARVGFRLVRGI, from the coding sequence GTGCGTACGAGCGGCACCGTGATCGCCTGGACCCTGCTGGTCGCGCTGCTGTGCGGCTGCAGCGGGCCGGCGCCTGCGCCACCGGCGCAACCCGCCAGGCCTGTGCTCGCCAAACCCGCGCAGGCGGCGGCAACGGCAGCCAGCAAGTCGGTGCAGGCGCCAAGCGTCACCATCGGCGGCGAGGATGCCGCCGAGACGGTGGCGCGCTGGCAGCCGCCGCTGCCGGCGCTCGAGCGCGCGCAACTGGCGCGGGCGCGCCGCGATGCCGCGCGCGCGCTGGCCGAGGACCGCCTGTTCGAGGACCCGCAATCGGCGATCCCGCTGTACCTGGCGATCCGTGCGCTGGCGCCGCAGGACCCGGTCGCGCGCGACGGCCTGCGCAAGGCGCGGCGCCGGCTGCTGCAACTCGGCGACGACCTGTTGCGCGCATCGGAGCAGCAGGAGCAGGCACCCGGGCGCGCCGATCGCATCGCGATGGTGGCGCTGTCGCTGGATGCCGACGATCCGGCGGTGCGGCGCCTGCAGCAGCGGGTGGAGACCGCGCAGCGGGTGCTGGCCTACAACCGCGCTGGCGAAGACGATCTACGCGCCGGTCGGCTCGGCGAAGACGGCAACGGCGCGCTGGCCAACTTCCGCGAAGCACTGCAACTTGACGCCGACGACGCGCGCGCCCGTCAGGGCGTGGCGGCGGTGGAGAGCGCGTTGATCCGGCGCGCCGAGGCGGCCGCGAGGCTGTCCGATTTCGCCGCTGCCGGCAGCTGGCTGGCGCGCGCGGCGCGGATCCGCGACGCTGCCGCCACCGTGCGTGACGCGCGTGTGCGGGTGGAAGGCGTACGCACCGCGCGCATCGCCGTGCTGCGCGACGCCGGCCTGCGCGACCTGGCCACGCCGGCCGGACTGAAGGCGGCGCGCGAGAAACTGGGCGATGTGTTGCGCATCGCCGATCCGGGCGATCCGGTGGCGGCGATGCTGCGCGAGCGTATCGACCTGGCCACCTACTACGGCAGCTTCCGCCCCGGCCAGGTGTTCACCGACGCCATGAGCAGCGGCGAGCGCGGGCCGCAGATGATCGTGGTGCCGCACGGCGGCTTCCGCATGGGCGCCAGCGACAGCGAGCCGGGCGCGATGCCGGCGGAGCAGCCGCTGCACTACGTGCGTTTCGACCGCGGCTTCGCGATGTCGATCACCGAGGTCACCGTGGCCGAGTTCCGTCGCTTCGTCGAGGTCAGCGGCGCGCGGCCGCGGGCCACGCGGCGCGGGCATTCGATCGTCTACGATGAGCGCAGCGGCAACTTCGTGCGCCGCAGCGGCACCGACTGGCAGTCCGGCTACAACGGCGCGCGCGCCGCGCCGAACAGCCCGGTGATGCACGTCAGCGTGCGCGATGCCGAGGCCTACGCAGCGTGGCTGTCGCAGCAGACGGGGCGCCACTACCGGCTGCCCAGCGAGGCCGAGTTCGAATACGCGCTGCGCGCCGGCGGCCGCGGCCGTTATCCCTGGGGCAACGCCGGCACGCCGCCGCCCGGCGCCGGCAACTTCACCGGCGGCGGCGACGTCTCGCCCGGCGGCCGGCACTGGAACAACTCCTTCGTCGGCTATGCCGACGGCTTCTGGGGGCCGGCGCCGGTCGCCAGCTTCAAGGCCAACGCCTGGGGTCTGCACGACATGGGCGGCAACCTCAGCGAGTGGGTCGCCGATTGCTGGCATTCCAGCTACCGCCGCGCACCGGCCGACGGCGCCTCTTGGTACAACCCCGGCTGCCGCTCGCGTGTGGTGCGCGGCGGCAACTGGGCCAACGCGCCGGAGCAGACCCGTTCCGCCTGGCGGCTGATGCAGGACTCCGATACCACCAGCGCCCGGGTCGGTTTCCGCCTGGTGCGCGGAATTTGA
- a CDS encoding methyl-accepting chemotaxis protein: protein MLGNMKIGIRLTCAFLIVAAIGACIGAIGIRNSGRINDYATQLYERELLGLSNIKEANINLINAGRARANLQLSSTQEERAKHLASLDKYTANVVDYVAKARGSFSAPESKAKLARFDSVWKDYLLHRGRFVEKVAREPLQHTSPELIDLSGKVRGASDELDLLMSELAAIKETRAAEASAETHAIHVSSARMLTAIIVGGVLLGVGMGFFISRSVTKPIGKAVDVANALAEGDLSVLIEVKSKDEAGQLLLAMQRMVGKLQQVVGEVNASAQTLAGASEEVNATAQSLSQASTEQAAGVEETSASLEQMTASIGQNTDNARITDGMAAQAARETLEGGEAVVATVAAMKQIAQKIGIIDDIAYQTNLLALNAAIEAARAGEHGKGFAVVAAEVRKLAERSQIAAQEIGEVAGSSVELAEKAGRLLETIVPSIKKTSDLVQEIAAASQEQASGVAQINAAVVQLSQTTQHNATASEELAATAEAMSSQAMQLQDSMAFFQLPGLARTGSAQMREGDAESSARNPRSRPAVRDRMSAARRPGSAKPDRGEVRLGHA, encoded by the coding sequence ATGTTGGGCAATATGAAAATCGGTATCAGGCTGACCTGCGCGTTCCTGATCGTGGCGGCCATCGGCGCGTGCATAGGCGCGATCGGCATCCGCAATTCCGGGCGCATCAACGACTACGCCACGCAGTTGTACGAGCGCGAGTTGCTCGGCCTGTCCAACATCAAGGAAGCCAACATCAACCTGATCAACGCCGGCCGTGCGCGCGCCAACCTGCAGCTGTCCTCCACCCAGGAGGAGCGCGCCAAGCATCTGGCCAGCCTGGACAAGTACACCGCCAACGTCGTCGATTACGTCGCCAAGGCGCGGGGGTCATTCAGCGCCCCGGAGTCCAAGGCCAAACTGGCGCGTTTCGACAGCGTGTGGAAGGACTACCTGCTGCATCGCGGCCGGTTCGTCGAAAAGGTCGCGCGCGAGCCGCTGCAGCATACCAGCCCGGAACTCATCGACCTGTCCGGCAAGGTGCGCGGCGCTTCCGACGAACTTGATCTGCTGATGAGCGAACTGGCCGCCATCAAGGAAACCCGCGCCGCCGAGGCAAGCGCCGAAACCCATGCAATCCATGTCAGCAGCGCCAGGATGCTGACCGCGATCATCGTCGGCGGCGTGCTGCTCGGGGTCGGTATGGGTTTCTTCATCAGCCGCAGCGTGACCAAGCCGATCGGCAAGGCGGTGGATGTCGCCAATGCGTTGGCCGAGGGCGACCTGAGCGTGCTGATCGAGGTCAAGTCGAAGGACGAGGCAGGGCAGTTGCTGCTGGCGATGCAGCGCATGGTCGGCAAGTTGCAGCAGGTGGTCGGCGAGGTCAACGCCAGCGCGCAGACCCTGGCCGGCGCTTCGGAGGAAGTCAATGCGACCGCGCAGTCGCTGAGCCAGGCCTCGACCGAGCAGGCGGCCGGGGTCGAGGAGACCAGCGCCTCGCTGGAGCAGATGACCGCCTCGATCGGGCAGAACACCGACAACGCACGCATCACCGACGGCATGGCGGCGCAGGCTGCCAGGGAAACGCTGGAGGGCGGCGAAGCCGTGGTGGCCACCGTGGCGGCGATGAAGCAGATCGCGCAGAAGATCGGCATCATCGACGACATCGCCTACCAGACCAATCTGCTGGCGCTGAATGCGGCGATCGAGGCGGCGCGCGCCGGCGAGCATGGCAAAGGCTTCGCCGTGGTCGCCGCGGAAGTGCGCAAGCTGGCCGAGCGCAGCCAGATCGCCGCGCAGGAAATCGGCGAGGTCGCCGGCTCCAGCGTCGAGCTGGCGGAGAAGGCCGGACGCCTGCTGGAAACCATCGTGCCCAGCATCAAGAAGACCTCCGATCTGGTGCAGGAAATCGCCGCCGCCTCGCAGGAGCAGGCGTCCGGTGTAGCGCAGATCAATGCCGCAGTGGTGCAGTTGAGCCAGACCACGCAGCACAACGCCACCGCCTCCGAGGAGTTGGCGGCGACCGCCGAAGCAATGAGTTCGCAGGCCATGCAATTGCAGGACAGCATGGCGTTCTTCCAGTTGCCCGGGCTTGCGCGCACCGGCAGCGCACAGATGCGCGAAGGCGATGCGGAAAGCTCGGCGCGCAACCCCCGATCGCGTCCGGCAGTGCGCGATCGGATGAGTGCTGCGCGCCGGCCGGGCAGCGCAAAGCCGGACCGCGGCGAGGTGCGGCTGGGTCATGCCTGA
- a CDS encoding M48 family metallopeptidase, whose translation MSNVFGRQGGEQGGNRRGPLGGVRWLVLLGFAVYAGFYWFSNRSEDPYTGQKVLIDNSLGVEDEKALGLQAYQEILAKEHPVDPQSQVAQQVRAIAQRLIAKVDVVEDALAAEHGMQARHYARGFDWDVNVIESEQANAFCLPGGKMAVYTGLLPVTRSADAMAVVMGHEIAHALLRHGAQRMAQQKLTQIGQMAGAASGMDPQQQQMAMAAMGYGYLLPYARSHETQADEVGLMLAAAACFDPREAVPLWQRMSASGGGQAPPEFSSTHPNPGTRIQNLQALMPKALEYRQRFCETAKTAQR comes from the coding sequence ATGAGCAACGTGTTCGGCCGCCAGGGCGGGGAACAGGGCGGGAACCGCCGCGGGCCGCTGGGCGGCGTGCGCTGGCTGGTGCTGCTGGGCTTCGCGGTGTACGCAGGGTTCTATTGGTTCTCCAACCGCAGCGAGGATCCCTACACCGGCCAGAAGGTGCTGATCGACAATTCGCTCGGCGTCGAGGACGAGAAGGCGCTGGGCCTGCAGGCTTACCAGGAGATCCTGGCGAAGGAACACCCGGTCGATCCGCAGTCGCAGGTGGCGCAGCAGGTGCGCGCGATCGCGCAGCGGCTGATCGCCAAGGTCGACGTGGTCGAGGACGCGCTGGCCGCCGAGCACGGCATGCAGGCCAGGCACTACGCGCGCGGCTTCGACTGGGACGTCAACGTGATCGAGTCCGAGCAGGCCAATGCGTTCTGCCTGCCCGGCGGCAAGATGGCGGTCTACACCGGCTTGTTGCCGGTGACCAGGAGCGCCGATGCGATGGCGGTGGTGATGGGCCACGAGATCGCGCATGCACTGCTGCGCCACGGCGCGCAACGCATGGCGCAGCAGAAGCTGACCCAGATCGGGCAGATGGCCGGCGCGGCCAGCGGCATGGACCCGCAACAGCAGCAGATGGCGATGGCGGCGATGGGCTATGGCTATCTGCTGCCGTACGCGCGCAGCCACGAGACCCAGGCCGACGAGGTCGGGCTGATGCTGGCCGCGGCGGCGTGTTTCGATCCGCGCGAAGCGGTGCCGCTGTGGCAGCGGATGAGCGCCAGCGGCGGCGGCCAGGCGCCGCCCGAGTTCTCGTCCACGCACCCCAATCCGGGCACGCGGATCCAGAACCTGCAGGCGCTGATGCCCAAGGCGCTGGAGTACCGGCAGCGCTTCTGCGAAACGGCGAAGACGGCGCAGCGATAA
- a CDS encoding Lhr family helicase, whose translation MPLYVIQDAGRWALLRGVSEAGDASARSEALEHLARTLLRRYGVICWRLLEREASWLPPWRELLRVYQRREARGEIRGGRFIGGLSGEQFALPEAIGLLRQVRRQPHDGAWLCVPAADPANLLGSVLPGSRVPRVPGARVLYRDGVPVAAWVAERFEPLQELSAADSALARQRLTEAPASGTRNEIAAMLAGLR comes from the coding sequence GTGCCGCTGTACGTCATCCAGGATGCGGGGCGCTGGGCGCTGCTGCGCGGCGTCAGCGAGGCTGGCGACGCCTCGGCGCGCAGCGAGGCGCTCGAGCATCTGGCGCGGACCTTGCTGCGTCGCTACGGCGTGATCTGCTGGCGTCTGCTCGAACGCGAAGCGTCGTGGCTGCCGCCGTGGCGCGAACTGCTGCGCGTCTATCAGCGGCGGGAGGCGCGTGGCGAGATCCGCGGCGGGCGCTTCATCGGTGGCCTGTCGGGCGAGCAGTTCGCCTTGCCCGAGGCGATCGGCCTGCTGCGCCAGGTGCGGCGCCAGCCGCACGACGGCGCCTGGCTGTGCGTGCCTGCCGCCGATCCGGCCAACCTGCTCGGCAGCGTGCTGCCGGGCAGCCGGGTGCCGCGCGTGCCCGGCGCACGGGTGCTGTACCGCGACGGCGTGCCGGTGGCGGCCTGGGTCGCCGAGCGTTTCGAGCCGTTGCAGGAATTGAGCGCTGCCGACAGCGCGCTGGCACGGCAGCGACTGACCGAAGCGCCTGCATCCGGCACACGCAATGAGATCGCAGCCATGCTCGCCGGCCTGCGCTGA
- the ftsY gene encoding signal recognition particle-docking protein FtsY, whose translation MVSLFRRNKPQDHAGDSRGTQRYSIEELAAAFPKPAGEAATPAPTPALPAAPAAEAAPTSPPPEVAAPVALREAPTVAPDPIPAPGHVALPPQAPTPPPEVHVPAPAATPAAAAPLPDPAAAFAAAFDVRADAPPAATAGKSGWRERLRNSTIARSFGGLFARNPKLDDDLLDEIETALITADVGVPATTALIENLRKRMKAREFVDAQALLRALRADLIAILQPVAKPLQIDRNAKPFVVLTVGVNGVGKTTTIGKLAKRFKDDGHSLMLAAGDTFRAAAVAQLQAWGDRNGVTVIAQGQNADAASVAFDALQAGKARGTEVLIADTAGRLHTQTGLMNELGKIRRVLGKLDPAAPHEVLMVIDGTTGQNALSQLRQFHAAVGVTGLVVTKLDGTAKGGVVFALAREFGIPIRYAGIGERPEDLRVFDAEAFVDALLPEALGA comes from the coding sequence ATGGTCAGCCTATTCCGCCGCAACAAGCCCCAGGACCACGCTGGCGATAGCCGCGGCACCCAGCGCTACAGCATCGAGGAACTGGCCGCCGCCTTCCCCAAGCCGGCCGGCGAAGCCGCCACGCCGGCACCAACGCCGGCCTTACCTGCTGCGCCCGCGGCCGAAGCCGCGCCGACATCGCCGCCGCCGGAGGTAGCCGCGCCCGTCGCCCTGCGCGAGGCGCCCACGGTCGCGCCCGATCCCATCCCCGCGCCCGGCCACGTCGCGCTCCCGCCACAGGCGCCCACGCCGCCGCCCGAGGTGCACGTGCCGGCGCCCGCGGCGACCCCGGCTGCGGCGGCGCCGCTTCCCGATCCGGCCGCGGCATTCGCCGCCGCGTTCGACGTGCGCGCCGACGCGCCGCCCGCCGCCACCGCCGGCAAGTCCGGCTGGCGCGAACGCCTGCGCAACAGCACCATCGCGCGCAGCTTCGGCGGCCTGTTCGCGCGCAACCCCAAGCTCGACGACGACCTGCTCGACGAGATCGAGACCGCGCTGATCACCGCCGACGTCGGCGTGCCGGCCACCACCGCGCTGATCGAAAACCTGCGCAAGCGCATGAAGGCGCGCGAATTCGTCGACGCGCAGGCGCTGCTGCGCGCGCTGCGTGCCGACCTGATCGCGATCCTGCAGCCGGTCGCCAAACCGCTGCAGATCGACCGCAATGCCAAGCCGTTCGTGGTGCTCACCGTCGGCGTCAACGGCGTCGGCAAGACCACCACCATCGGCAAGCTGGCCAAGCGTTTCAAGGACGACGGCCACAGCCTGATGCTGGCCGCCGGCGACACCTTCCGCGCCGCCGCGGTGGCGCAGCTGCAGGCCTGGGGCGATCGCAATGGCGTGACCGTGATCGCGCAGGGCCAGAACGCCGACGCCGCCTCGGTCGCATTCGACGCGCTGCAGGCCGGCAAGGCGCGCGGCACCGAGGTGCTGATCGCCGACACCGCCGGGCGCCTGCACACCCAGACCGGGCTGATGAACGAGCTGGGCAAGATCCGCCGCGTGCTCGGCAAGCTCGACCCGGCCGCGCCGCACGAAGTGCTGATGGTCATCGACGGCACCACCGGCCAGAACGCGCTATCGCAGCTGCGCCAATTCCACGCCGCGGTCGGCGTTACCGGGCTGGTGGTGACCAAGCTCGACGGCACCGCCAAGGGCGGCGTGGTGTTCGCGCTGGCGCGCGAGTTCGGCATCCCGATCCGCTACGCCGGCATCGGCGAGCGCCCGGAAGACCTGCGCGTGTTCGACGCCGAAGCCTTCGTCGACGCCTTGCTGCCGGAAGCGCTGGGCGCCTGA
- a CDS encoding oxidative damage protection protein — protein sequence MSRTVFCQYQQRDTEGLDYVPYPGELGQRVFAQIGKAGWQAWLAHQTMLINENRLSPREPKHRAFLEAELEKFLFQGGAPKPEGYVEPEQES from the coding sequence ATGTCCCGCACCGTCTTCTGCCAGTACCAACAACGCGACACCGAAGGCCTCGACTACGTGCCGTATCCCGGCGAACTCGGCCAGCGCGTGTTCGCGCAGATCGGCAAGGCCGGCTGGCAGGCGTGGCTGGCGCACCAGACCATGCTGATCAACGAGAACCGGCTATCGCCGCGCGAACCCAAGCATCGCGCGTTCCTCGAGGCAGAACTGGAGAAATTCCTGTTCCAGGGCGGCGCACCCAAGCCCGAGGGCTACGTGGAACCCGAGCAGGAGTCCTGA
- the rnd gene encoding ribonuclease D, with amino-acid sequence MPYWIKQPAELAERLAQRPARIGLDTEFVRERTYWPQLALVQMAVADEILLIDPLIPGMPQALAPWLSDPAILKVMHSASEDLVAFKCACGALPRPLFDTQIGAGLAGIGAGMGYQKLVQEITGVHLAKGETRSDWLRRPLSPAQLDYAADDVRHLFAIHDALQERLQTLDRSAWLHEDGERLLGTVEHDEGERWPHLGMRSAQFMDPPAQQRLLRLLRWRDVQARHSDKPRSWILDNELAATLARFPPGDRHALQAMLDKHPKAPRKLGDALWQALTTPLADEADAPLALAASDDNKAALKRLQDAVSARSAELGLADGLLASRKHLEALLEGGQWPQPLAGWRRRELEATLQPLLGSAG; translated from the coding sequence GTGCCCTATTGGATCAAGCAACCCGCCGAGCTGGCCGAACGGCTGGCGCAGCGCCCGGCCAGGATCGGCCTGGATACCGAATTCGTCCGCGAACGCACCTACTGGCCGCAATTGGCACTGGTGCAGATGGCGGTGGCCGACGAGATCCTGCTGATCGATCCGCTGATCCCCGGCATGCCGCAAGCGCTGGCGCCGTGGCTGTCGGACCCGGCCATCCTCAAGGTCATGCACAGCGCCAGCGAAGACCTGGTCGCGTTCAAGTGTGCCTGCGGCGCGCTGCCACGGCCCCTGTTCGACACCCAGATCGGCGCCGGCCTGGCCGGCATCGGCGCCGGCATGGGCTACCAGAAGCTGGTCCAGGAAATCACCGGCGTGCACCTGGCCAAGGGCGAGACCCGCTCGGACTGGCTGCGCCGTCCGCTGTCGCCTGCGCAGCTGGACTACGCCGCCGACGACGTGCGCCACCTGTTCGCGATCCACGACGCATTGCAGGAACGGCTGCAAACGCTGGACCGCAGCGCCTGGCTGCACGAAGACGGCGAGCGCCTGCTCGGCACCGTGGAGCACGACGAAGGAGAGCGCTGGCCGCATCTGGGCATGCGCTCGGCGCAGTTCATGGATCCGCCGGCGCAGCAGCGCCTGCTGCGCCTGCTGCGCTGGCGCGACGTGCAAGCACGGCACAGCGACAAGCCGCGCAGCTGGATCCTGGACAACGAACTGGCCGCCACCCTGGCGCGCTTCCCTCCCGGCGACCGCCACGCGCTGCAGGCGATGCTGGACAAGCACCCCAAAGCGCCGCGCAAGCTCGGCGACGCGCTGTGGCAGGCGCTGACCACGCCGCTGGCCGACGAAGCGGACGCGCCGTTGGCGCTGGCCGCCAGCGACGACAACAAGGCCGCCTTGAAGCGACTGCAGGACGCGGTATCCGCACGCAGCGCCGAACTCGGCCTGGCCGACGGCCTGCTCGCTTCGCGCAAGCACCTGGAAGCCCTGCTGGAAGGCGGCCAATGGCCGCAGCCGCTGGCCGGCTGGCGCCGGCGCGAACTGGAAGCGACGCTGCAGCCGCTGCTGGGCAGCGCGGGCTAG
- a CDS encoding H-NS histone family protein: MTEVRNLQQIAEAKAKLHEEIRKLEEQEKQAREGETSAAHANILSLLEQFAEFFSAKQRNEIAAYVTSAAPKPASAKSSGGRSEVKPKYQLPHTGETWSGRGRTPKAFAAWEGTAAYNEWKARNPDLKFPLVKY; this comes from the coding sequence ATGACGGAAGTTCGCAACTTGCAACAAATCGCCGAAGCCAAGGCCAAGCTGCACGAAGAAATTCGCAAGCTGGAAGAGCAGGAGAAGCAGGCGCGCGAAGGCGAGACCAGCGCCGCGCATGCCAACATCCTGTCGCTGCTGGAGCAGTTCGCCGAGTTCTTCAGCGCCAAGCAGCGCAACGAGATCGCTGCCTACGTGACCAGTGCGGCGCCGAAGCCGGCCAGCGCCAAGTCCTCCGGCGGCCGCAGCGAGGTCAAGCCGAAGTACCAGCTGCCGCACACCGGCGAGACCTGGTCCGGCCGCGGCCGCACCCCGAAGGCGTTCGCCGCCTGGGAAGGGACCGCCGCCTACAACGAATGGAAGGCGCGCAACCCGGACCTGAAGTTCCCGCTGGTCAAATACTGA
- a CDS encoding DUF6491 family protein, which translates to MKRLLLSLLGLAALLAGCASNRISDDERLALYRAHAAAPVRDFQYFNRLSGWTALGDSALAVWTRPNQAYLLELSGRCTDLDFAPSIAITHFSDRVSARFDDVLVIGGSPGAIRLPCRIQSIRPLDIKALRISEKELRQAKVQERAQRQAPAQ; encoded by the coding sequence ATGAAACGCTTGCTGCTGTCATTGCTGGGACTGGCCGCGCTGCTGGCCGGCTGCGCCAGCAACCGGATCAGCGACGACGAGCGCCTGGCGCTGTACCGCGCCCACGCTGCTGCGCCGGTGCGCGACTTCCAGTACTTCAACCGGCTCAGCGGCTGGACCGCGCTCGGCGACAGCGCGCTTGCGGTGTGGACGCGGCCGAACCAGGCCTATCTGCTGGAGTTGAGCGGCCGCTGCACCGATCTGGACTTCGCTCCCAGCATCGCCATCACCCATTTCAGCGACCGCGTGTCGGCGCGTTTCGACGACGTGCTGGTGATCGGCGGCAGCCCGGGCGCGATCCGCCTGCCGTGCCGCATCCAGAGCATCCGCCCGCTCGACATCAAGGCGCTGCGTATCTCGGAAAAGGAATTGCGCCAGGCCAAGGTGCAGGAGCGGGCGCAGCGTCAGGCGCCGGCGCAGTAG